The following are from one region of the Coffea eugenioides isolate CCC68of chromosome 2, Ceug_1.0, whole genome shotgun sequence genome:
- the LOC113762155 gene encoding uncharacterized protein LOC113762155 — translation MHSSNISRTHHFLYYRKYNFRFSYPNYCTTTTTSERTTMEKYSKDAVGEEAIKDQLREGFAKNACDYDPSNREFDEILPHLLNIYASHATPQDFDIYAPDATFEDPLMRAQGIKQIKSAFYSIPKVFSESRITEYSIKENVISPRKEEILMDNKQYYKFLGKDIHMISLIKLQIENGKIVRHEDWWDQKPLWNSETVRLPLVGRLAEMTRRASMLVTHCLMRFGKDPSN, via the exons ATGCATTCTTCTAATATTTCAAGAACCCACCACTTCCTGTACTACCGCAAGTACAATTTCCGATTTTCATATCCCAACTActgtactactactactacatcTGAACGCACCACCATGGAGAAGTACTCCAAAG ATGCTGTTGGCGAGGAGGCGATCAAGGATCAACTGAGGGAAGGCTTTGCCAAAAATGCCTGCGATTATGATCCTTCCAATCGTGAATTTGATGAGATTCTCCCTCATCTTCTAAACAT CTATGCATCCCATGCCACACCTCAAGATTTTGATATCTATGCTCCTGATGCAACCTTTGAAGACCCGCTGATGCGAGCTCAAGG GATAAAGCAGATTAAGTCAGCTTTCTACTCAATTCCCAAG GTTTTCAGTGAGTCAAGAATCACAGAATATAGCATCAAAGAGAATGTAATTTCACCTAGAAAGGAGG AGATACTCATGGACAACAAGCAGTATTACAAATTTCTGGGGAAAGATATACATATGATATCCCTTATCAAATTGCAGATAGAGAACGGGAAGATCGTTCGACATGAAGATTG GTGGGATCAGAAGCCCCTATGGAACAGTGAGACGGTTCGGCTGCCACTGGTCGGGCGGCTCGCAGAAATGACTCGCCGGGCCTCAATGTTGGTTACTCATTGTCTGATGCGGTTTGGCAAGGATCCAAGCAATTGA